One segment of Saprospiraceae bacterium DNA contains the following:
- a CDS encoding VWA domain-containing protein codes for MLGFRFTDYRPDPNQTMFDRLFKIFQELMLYTSGDVYEALAWLNELDREYKLTNDDYGMGDFIRELEERGYIRRDGDGNGGMGPTSKLEISLRQKSLDDIFGDLKKARSGKHDTNIVGRGDEYTADVKPYEFGDSLDNLAVTNSLRNAYINHGIDEFNLTQDDLEMHETYYQSQMSSVLMIDISHSMILYGEDRITPAKKVALALAEYIQTRYPKDTLDIIVFGDDAWPIELKQVPYLQVGEYHTNTVAGLELALDILKRRRNPNKQIFMITDGKPTCLKIGKNYYKNSFGLDRKIVNRCLNLALRCKKLDVPITTFMIARDPYLVRFVEAFTQTNNGKAFYSSLQGLGSFVLENYKKRKRK; via the coding sequence ATGCTTGGCTTCCGATTCACTGACTACAGGCCTGACCCGAACCAGACGATGTTCGACCGGCTGTTCAAAATTTTCCAAGAGCTCATGCTCTACACCTCCGGCGACGTGTATGAGGCACTTGCATGGCTCAATGAACTTGACCGCGAATACAAACTCACCAACGACGACTATGGCATGGGCGACTTCATCCGGGAGCTGGAGGAGCGCGGCTATATTCGCCGCGACGGCGACGGAAATGGCGGCATGGGGCCTACTTCCAAACTCGAAATCAGCCTACGGCAAAAGAGCCTCGACGATATATTTGGCGATTTGAAAAAAGCCCGGAGCGGCAAACACGACACCAACATCGTCGGCAGAGGCGACGAATACACCGCCGATGTGAAGCCCTATGAATTTGGCGACAGCCTCGACAATCTGGCCGTCACCAATTCGCTCCGCAACGCTTACATCAACCACGGCATTGACGAGTTCAACCTTACCCAAGACGACCTTGAAATGCACGAGACCTACTACCAGAGCCAAATGTCGTCGGTGCTGATGATTGACATTTCGCACTCAATGATTCTTTACGGCGAAGACCGCATCACGCCCGCTAAAAAAGTGGCGCTCGCTCTCGCCGAATACATTCAAACCCGCTATCCGAAGGATACCCTCGACATCATTGTGTTTGGCGACGATGCGTGGCCCATCGAATTGAAACAAGTCCCATATCTGCAAGTCGGCGAGTACCACACCAACACCGTGGCTGGGCTGGAGCTTGCCCTCGACATTCTCAAGCGCCGCCGCAATCCGAACAAACAAATTTTTATGATTACTGACGGAAAACCGACGTGCCTGAAAATCGGGAAGAATTATTACAAAAACTCGTTTGGCCTCGACCGCAAAATCGTGAACCGCTGCCTCAACCTCGCCTTGCGCTGCAAGAAATTGGATGTGCCCATCACGACTTTTATGATTGCCCGCGACCCTTATCTCGTGCGTTTCGTGGAGGCTTTCACGCAGACGAACAATGGCAAGGCGTTTTACTCCAGCCTGCAAGGGCTTGGCTCGTTCGTGTTGGAAAATTACAAGAAGCGGAAACGGAAGTAG